A window of the Radiobacillus deserti genome harbors these coding sequences:
- a CDS encoding ABC transporter ATP-binding protein produces MNEQSPILQVQNLRTHFFTKSGAVKAVDGVDFSVRAGETLGIVGESGSGKSMTAMSVMRLIPSPPGKIVDGEIIFEGENLLHKSEKQMRKIRGKDISMIFQDPMTSLNPVLTVEKQMVETIRTHEPLNKSQAVERAVELLELVGIPEPKNRLKQYPHEFSGGMRQRVMIAMALACNPKVLIADEPTTALDVTIQAQILELLNRLQKELGMAIIMITHDLGVVAEVCDRVLVMYGGKPVEYTSTKELFSDPKHPYTWGLLSSIPRITNKKAKLETIDGVPPDLANLPQGCSFAPRCKYVTDACLTRDPVLKEYEPNHGVKCLLYEKEEEVSPV; encoded by the coding sequence ATGAACGAACAGTCTCCTATTTTACAAGTCCAAAATCTGCGCACTCATTTTTTCACGAAATCTGGAGCAGTGAAAGCCGTCGATGGTGTTGATTTCAGTGTAAGAGCTGGTGAAACACTTGGAATTGTCGGAGAATCGGGGTCTGGAAAAAGTATGACAGCCATGTCCGTCATGCGCCTTATCCCCTCTCCACCAGGAAAAATAGTGGATGGTGAAATCATCTTCGAAGGAGAAAATCTGCTTCACAAAAGTGAAAAACAAATGCGAAAAATACGTGGAAAAGATATCTCCATGATTTTTCAGGATCCCATGACTTCGTTGAATCCTGTTTTAACGGTAGAAAAACAAATGGTGGAGACGATTCGAACCCATGAACCATTGAATAAATCTCAAGCGGTAGAGCGTGCTGTTGAGCTTTTGGAGCTAGTTGGAATCCCGGAACCGAAAAACCGTTTAAAGCAATATCCCCACGAATTCAGTGGTGGAATGAGACAAAGGGTCATGATTGCGATGGCGTTAGCCTGTAATCCAAAGGTCTTAATTGCCGATGAGCCAACTACCGCGTTAGATGTAACTATTCAAGCGCAAATCCTAGAGCTTCTTAACAGGCTTCAAAAAGAACTCGGCATGGCGATTATTATGATTACGCACGACTTAGGCGTTGTTGCGGAAGTTTGTGACCGTGTATTAGTTATGTATGGTGGTAAACCGGTAGAGTACACGTCAACGAAAGAACTGTTCAGCGATCCTAAGCATCCTTACACGTGGGGATTGTTAAGCTCCATCCCACGAATCACCAACAAAAAAGCAAAGCTTGAAACCATTGATGGAGTGCCGCCCGATTTAGCGAACTTACCACAAGGATGTAGCTTCGCACCGAGATGTAAATACGTAACAGACGCTTGCTTAACCCGTGATCCTGTTTTAAAGGAATATGAACCTAATCACGGTGTGAAATGCTTGTTATACGAAAAAGAAGAAGAGGTGAGCCCGGTTTGA